Sequence from the Nitrospinaceae bacterium genome:
AGGCGTGCTGGTGTTCCCCTCGGTCATCAAGGCAGGGTTCGGTATCGGTGGCGAGTACGGGGAAGGGGCTCTGAGGATCAACGGCAAAACCAGGGAATATTACAATACCGTCGCCGGATCGTTTGGGTTTCAGATTGGCGTTCAGGCCAAGACCATTATTCTCGCGTTCATGGAGAAAAGCGCCCTCGCAAAATTCAGAAACAGCGATGGCTGGAAAGTGGGCGTCGATGGTTCCGTGGCATTGATCACACTGGGCATGGGCGATTCACTCGACACCATCAACGCCAAAGACCCCATTGTGGCCTTTGTCTTTGGGCAAAAAGGCCTCATGTATAACCTGACCCTGGAAGGGTCCAAAATCACCAAACTGAATAAGAGCTGATACTCGCGCCCAAACCCTGAAACGCGTCACGCCCTGAGCCATCCGCACCTTCGGCGAAACGAGGGTAAAAGCGGAATCGAAACGCTGAGTTTGATTTTAATAGTTGCAGTCACTGCCGGGCCCTTCGGGACCCGGTTTTTTTTGCGCGCGGGTTTTTACCCAGTCCCTCCCGGTTAAGAAAAATCCCGGACCCGTGATTCAGGGCACGTACACAGAAAAAATATTCCCGATTGACTTTAAACGGCGATTGGGAATAACGTATAGAAATCATCAAAACACGCGTTGAAAAAATCCTTCAAGACTCCGCTCAATTTATGGGGAAAGGAATTTTTCGGGAGGATCGATATGAAAACAAAATGGATGGCTGTTTTGTCTTTATTATTTCTCACCGGTTGCGCGACCTATGGGGATAACCTGCCTCGAACGACCTCATTAGAGCAAGTGGATCAATTAGCCGGAGCCCATCAGCCAGTCGAATACAAAGTGGGATTTAAAGAGGGCTGTGACAGCGGGTTGGTGTCCGCAGGCCACTCCTCCTACCA
This genomic interval carries:
- a CDS encoding lipoprotein, which encodes MKGDIRKYSGGMFEFLLIALFSLIFTSSAAAASAKSIDLDVNEALANFNRQVNGSKEFLKKAKGVLVFPSVIKAGFGIGGEYGEGALRINGKTREYYNTVAGSFGFQIGVQAKTIILAFMEKSALAKFRNSDGWKVGVDGSVALITLGMGDSLDTINAKDPIVAFVFGQKGLMYNLTLEGSKITKLNKS